The genomic DNA TAAAAAGGAGCAAGGCAATTCTAAAAAGGGCAGAAAGTCTAAGAAAGAACAACAGCAAGAGTTGCCTTTGGAGGAAGAAGAATGAGGTTGTACTTCTGTCGCCTTATTTTGCATGATAATGTTTTTTTTGCAACGCGGGAGATGGGAGAACTGTATGAAACAGGAAATTATCTCCACAATTGGGCATTGAGCTATGCATTTTTTGCTGATGAGTTTATCTCTTCTCCTTACAGTTGTCTAGGCGAGTCAGCTCAAACTCCCTCCTATCTGAAGAATGTTAGGGAAAGAAGTTTACTGGCTCTTAATCAGGAGGGAATTTACCTGTTTCCTGGTAAACCGATTCTGTGGAGTTATCAGATCAATACATTCAAGGCAGCGCAGACTAACTACTATGCTAAGGTAGAAAAGTTTGGAGAAGGGAGTGCAAGCAAAAATTACCCTGCTAATATCGGACGGGCGAAAGAGCTAGCGATAGGCAGTATCTACCATTCTTTCCTTGTAATCGAGGAGGACAAAAAACTCCCATCTTTCATTGCTCGTAAGGCAGAGCAAATCTGGATTAGGCTGGGCAAATGGTCAAGTAAGGTTAAGGTAGAAGTTGTGCCAATTACTAACTTCCGCCAAAAGACGGGTAGATTTATCTGTCATCACCCAGTAAATCCTCTCGATCTTGGACCGAGAGTTAGAGTTCTGTTATACGATCGAGTAGTGATGTGCCCTTGTAGTCTGCTTAGTACAGCGGAGATGGAGGGAGAGTACTGGGAGATAAATTCTAATGTGTTTTCTCCTGAGCCTGTTTTTTTACCTTGTCATGTAGGATATGGGTATGGTGGAACAGAGTAATTCTTCTTTACATGCTATCGTTGTTGAGTTGGTAACTGAGGGAAACAGGTTTTTACCTGGCACACTAGGTCGTGCTTTGCATGGACAAGTGATGGAGTGGATTGCTAACGTGGATGCAGTTTTAGCAGCAGCTATTCATGATAGTAAGGATACTCCTTTTACTGTTTCCCCTTTGTTTGGGAATAGGGCAGAAGGAAAACCTAGAGCAGGCGAAAGTTTCTTTTTTCGGATTACTCTTTTGCAGGGATTCATCTTACCGATCGTTTTACAGGGGCTGGAAGAGTGGGAAGATAAAAGTGTAGTGTTAGGGGGACATACTTTTCATTTGAAGGCAGTCTATTGTCTGCCTGGTAGCCACAGATGGACAGGTTCTTCTGACTATAATCTACTCCTGGCTTTGGCTATTCCACAAAAAGAAGTCACTTTAGTCTTCCATACGCCAACTAGTTTTAAGCAGAAGGATTTTATCCAGCCTTTCCCTTTACCTGATCTAGTATTTGGTAGTTTGTGGCGAAAATGGAATAGTTTCTGCCCTGGTAATTGTCAAATTGATGAGGAGGCTTGGCAGGTGCTTGTGTCTGGGTTTGAGTTGCAAACGAGAGTATATCGGTTAGAGGGCGGCGCGGAGATTGGTTGCCAGGGGTGGGTACGCTATGTGTTTACTGATGAGAAACAAGCAAGATTAGGTGCAGTCTTATCTCATTTTGCTTTTTTTGCAGGCGTAGGGAGAAAGACGACTATGGGTATGGGTTTGACAAGTTTAAGGGAGAAAAGATATGAGTGATGAAGATTTTTTACTATTAAGTAGTTTGAATGCATGGGAGTATTGTCCAAGACGCTTTTACTTGGAGTATGTGCTGGGCGAAATGCAGCAAAATGAGCATATTGTTTGGGGAAGATATTTGCATGAACTAGTAAATGAGGGGGGAGTAGAAAGGCATGATGATGTATTGCTTCGCAGGCAACAATGGGTTTGGAGTAACCGACTTGGAATTTATGGTCTGATTGACCTAGTGGAAGAAAAGGATGGTTTGCTGGTTCCAGTTGAATATAAGAAAGGGAAAATGAATCGCCATATTAATGACCATATTCAGTTATGCGCAGCAGGTTTATGCCTAGAAGAAATGACTGGCAAGAGGGTCGATTGGGGGGCTATTTTCTATCACGGTAATCGGAGGAGGGAAAGAGTTAGTTTTACAACTGTGTTGCGTGAGCTGACAGAAAAAAGTATTGATCAGGCTAGGCTTATGAGTAGGTCTAAGTCTATTCCTGCTCCTATAAAGAAAAAATCTAAGTGCCGTGACTGCAGTTTGTTATCTATTTGTTTACCTGATGAGGTTTTGTTGTTGAGGTCAGAAAGTGTATGAGTACTCTATATTTGTCTAATCCCGCTGCTGTTTTGTCTAAATCTTACGAGGCTTTTACTGTATCTGTGCCTGATGAAAATGGTAAGTCCCGTAGGGATTCCGTCCCTGCTCAAACAATTAATCAGGTGGTTATCCTTGGCAGTGCCCAAATTACAACGGAGGCTCTAGTCTATGCTCTTGAATTAGGTATTTCTGTTCATTACTTAACAGGATTTGGTCGTTATCTAGGTAGTCTAATGCCTGCTATCTCTCGTAATGGAACTCTAAGATTGGCTCAGTATGAATTGTATAATGATCAAACCAGAAGGTTGGAGATTGTTAAGCGCATTGTAATAGCTAAAATCCATAACCAGGCAGCTGTTCTATACCGCCATGGTGTTAGGGATCATGGTCTGCTGGAGTTGAAGAAAAAGGTGGAAAATCAGGAATCTATTGATGGAATTAGGGGTATAGAGGGCATGGCGGCTAAAAATTATTTCTCTTTGTTTGGTGGGTGTATCAAGGGTAATTGGTCTTTCTCAGGTAGGTCTCGTAGACCTCCTACTGACCCTGTCAATGCTATGTTGAGCTTCGCTTACGGTCTATTGCGTTCACAGGTAAGTGCTGCTGTTCATGTGGTTGGTCTCGATCCTTTTGTAGGATTTCTACATGAGCCTCATCACGGTCAGCCTGCCCTCGTTCTGGATTTAATGGA from Pseudanabaenaceae cyanobacterium SKYG29 includes the following:
- the cas5d gene encoding type I-D CRISPR-associated protein Cas5/Csc1; amino-acid sequence: MRLYFCRLILHDNVFFATREMGELYETGNYLHNWALSYAFFADEFISSPYSCLGESAQTPSYLKNVRERSLLALNQEGIYLFPGKPILWSYQINTFKAAQTNYYAKVEKFGEGSASKNYPANIGRAKELAIGSIYHSFLVIEEDKKLPSFIARKAEQIWIRLGKWSSKVKVEVVPITNFRQKTGRFICHHPVNPLDLGPRVRVLLYDRVVMCPCSLLSTAEMEGEYWEINSNVFSPEPVFLPCHVGYGYGGTE
- the cas6 gene encoding CRISPR system precrRNA processing endoribonuclease RAMP protein Cas6, yielding MVEQSNSSLHAIVVELVTEGNRFLPGTLGRALHGQVMEWIANVDAVLAAAIHDSKDTPFTVSPLFGNRAEGKPRAGESFFFRITLLQGFILPIVLQGLEEWEDKSVVLGGHTFHLKAVYCLPGSHRWTGSSDYNLLLALAIPQKEVTLVFHTPTSFKQKDFIQPFPLPDLVFGSLWRKWNSFCPGNCQIDEEAWQVLVSGFELQTRVYRLEGGAEIGCQGWVRYVFTDEKQARLGAVLSHFAFFAGVGRKTTMGMGLTSLREKRYE
- the cas4 gene encoding CRISPR-associated protein Cas4, yielding MSDEDFLLLSSLNAWEYCPRRFYLEYVLGEMQQNEHIVWGRYLHELVNEGGVERHDDVLLRRQQWVWSNRLGIYGLIDLVEEKDGLLVPVEYKKGKMNRHINDHIQLCAAGLCLEEMTGKRVDWGAIFYHGNRRRERVSFTTVLRELTEKSIDQARLMSRSKSIPAPIKKKSKCRDCSLLSICLPDEVLLLRSESV
- the cas1d gene encoding type I-D CRISPR-associated endonuclease Cas1d, which translates into the protein MSTLYLSNPAAVLSKSYEAFTVSVPDENGKSRRDSVPAQTINQVVILGSAQITTEALVYALELGISVHYLTGFGRYLGSLMPAISRNGTLRLAQYELYNDQTRRLEIVKRIVIAKIHNQAAVLYRHGVRDHGLLELKKKVENQESIDGIRGIEGMAAKNYFSLFGGCIKGNWSFSGRSRRPPTDPVNAMLSFAYGLLRSQVSAAVHVVGLDPFVGFLHEPHHGQPALVLDLMENFRPLIADNLVLSLLNRQQIKPEDFENSLEAFRLNDRGRRVFLEEFDHKMKDEFKHPVFDYKCSYRRSIELQARLLSRSLQENIIFQPLVLR